The Populus alba chromosome 13, ASM523922v2, whole genome shotgun sequence genome contains the following window.
TATTGCATCTGGTTCTCTTAGGAGGAGAAGCCCCACAGAAAGGAGCAGTATGTCCCTCAGAGTTGCATAGCTGACAAATTGGAACCATGAGTGCAGAAGGATGTCGAAATGGCTGAGCAGGGGATTGACCAAGAACTCCAGAATTTGAGTTGGGAAACATAGGTGCCATGGAGGAAAAACCTGGTTTAGGACCAAAGAATCGAGAGCCCTGAGGAAATCGACCTTTACTCCTGTTCCTGTTTCCATTATATGACTGAAACTGTCTAGTGTGCACCTGAGATTGCCCATGATTTGGAGAGAAACTCCCTTGTGTGTATGTATCACCGGTACTAGCAACCATAGCTGACAGAAATGGTGAATTAACTGAAGTGTCAATGATTATTTCCTCTGCAAGCAATTGTGAGCGAAAGTCTTTCAACGAGATCACACTTTCCCTTCCCCATATAACACATCTAAAGGTATTATACTCAGCAGGTAAGTCATTCAAGGCAAGAATCACAATGTCTTCATCTGCAAAATATACCCCAGCAGCAGACAAGTAGTCCCTAGCCTCTTTAATCCGATGAAGATACTGTGCAACTGAATCTGAACCTTTTTTAATGGTTTGCAAATTGGATTTCATCTGAAAAATACTAGTCCTAGATACAGTGGAAAATTGTTCCTTTAATCTAATCCACAATTCTTTAGAGCTAGTGCTACCAATTGCACAGGACACAGCAATCGGTGATAAGGTTGCAGTAATCAATTGCATAATTGCTCTATCATCCATTTTCCATACTATGTATTCATCAgtttgagaagaagaagaggtgaTACCAGATTCAGCCGAGATTGAACAATGTTGAGGTGGACAGGGGAGCAAACCATCAACATACCCCATAATTCCATTACTTTCAAGTAAAAGTTGCATCTGGAAGTTCCAATTGAGGTAATTTGATTCATCCAGTTTGACATTGACTGATGTAGGAATGGAGGTAATGAGAGCTGTAATTGGAGATTGGAGCAACTGGAGTTGCGAAGCAGTCACCATTAGGATTTCAAGTTTAATCCGTGAATGAGACAATATATCAAACACTTACTGTGCAAGTTGtagaaagaaagatgaagatCACAGCAGAGCAATATGACTGAAACACTCTGTGAGTTGTACAAGAGCAATATGTACTCCAAATATGAAGAACACTCTGTGAGTGCAgagaaaataacagaaaaaatgCGGAAGCAACAAAGGATCAAGAAATTTTCATGCGTGAGCAATAACtagctctgatatcatgttaatCTTTGacaattgattaaaataattctgtagaaaggaagaaagaaagaataacaGAGAGAAGAGCAGAGGAGTATATTGTTCATAAGAGTTCTTATTTCATAATGCCGAATACAACATGATAGTTGAGTTTTTATATATCTGTTGATAACAGACTTAACAAACTATTGTTATATAACTAACTATCTATTATATTGAGATCGTGACAAGTGTCACGATCTTAAGCAATGCTTTAATATACTCTAACACTATCTATGGTCCTAAGCCCTATTACATACACTGGGAAGTTATGCAAAAACATAACGTGGGTAGCGTTTGATTAAACTATCCAGGCTTTAGTAACTTCTGATCCATTCAGCTTGAAGAGTGCTTATCCCCAAGGCTTCTTTTGTTGCTATAAGTTTTTTGCGTAAGGGCACATGCACATGCTTGCGAAGTGTAAACTTGGCTTCAGATTGAAGTAATTATGCATTGAAAATGTGCCATTTGTATGTTCTTGAGTGCAAACAACTTACACATATTTTTGCGAATAAAGAAAACATCTCTGTTAATTTTAGGACATCATTCCCAACTAATTTTGCCTTAATGCAAGTCCTTTTTAGCTCTGATACCACCTGCAGTTGCTCTTTTGTGTGGATATGGGTTCTTGGTAGTCCAAAAGCCAGTTAGAGATGAAAGGTTTACATCATCACAGATGGTTAGCTTGAGTTAATGTGCTTTCATTATAAAAAGATGATTAAAATAATGCACTTCTGACTTTCATTGTTGGTAGTTGATTCTTATTTGAGTATTGAATTATCATTTGATGAATCCATTTATTGTTGTGCAATATTCTCATTGtttgctcttatttttttatttaaataaccaGGTCCTGGCTTTATCCCGTCATCCCAAGGTCTAGAAGTAACTTGGTCATCCGTTGTAAAAATTGCGCAATCTTTGTATCGTGAAGGACCTGGCAAAGATCCCTTCAGACCTGATCAGAGGACACCTGTAAAGAATTTCTTCCTTGCTGGTTCATATACAAAACAGGTAAGTAACTCAAATTTCCCTAGACCCCTTAGCTCGATAGAAAAGTAGGTTTAGTGCTTGCCTCCACAGCTTTCAGTATAAAAACAACCTGTTAATTAAAAGGGAGCAACAAAAGCAACAGGAGAGATAAGCAATACTTGCTTTATTTGAgtgaaaatgtgaaaaaaaaaatctaataaattaagCATGGTTTCTGCATTGAACAGGATTACATAGACAGCATGGAAGGAGCGTATATATGCGGTGCTGGGGAAGAGTTAGTACGTAGCTTTGAGGAAGACACTTGCAGCTGTCGAATCTCAAGATGGCACAAAATCTCATAATTTAATTGATGAGCCCAGTCTTGTATGATCCCATAACACATCACACATCAAAGCTTTATGTGTATGGTCTCAAATGACTGTAATAAATAGGTTTAAGTTTATGTAATTCTAAACGCTGCCTATGTAAATATTAGTTTCAATTATGAGGCAATCTAGGTGTTTATGCTATATCCCTTTGATGTCCTGTCATCGGCTTTGGTCAGATTCGAACTTGCTTCATTAAAGCTATCggatatataattgttaaattaattttaattgattatgatATTTAGTGTTTGTTTGATTTACTGTAgtatatggtttgaaaaaataaatgtaaa
Protein-coding sequences here:
- the LOC118061423 gene encoding uncharacterized protein isoform X1; the encoded protein is MDDRAIMQLITATLSPIAVSCAIGSTSSKELWIRLKEQFSTVSRTSIFQMKSNLQTIKKGSDSVAQYLHRIKEARDYLSAAGVYFADEDIVILALNDLPAEYNTFRCVIWGRESVISLKDFRSQLLAEEIIIDTSVNSPFLSAMVASTGDTYTQGSFSPNHGQSQVHTRQFQSYNGNRNRSKGRFPQGSRFFGPKPGFSSMAPMFPNSNSGVLGQSPAQPFRHPSALMVPICQLCNSEGHTAPFCGASPPKRTRCNICGRSNHPSWYCFYNDKGPNYMASYSLQSSFSMQPQPLQYTPYQASPS
- the LOC118061423 gene encoding uncharacterized protein isoform X2 is translated as MVTASQLQLLQSPITALITSIPTSVNVKLDESNYLNWNFQMQLLLESNGIMGYVDGLLPCPPQHCSISAESAMVASTGDTYTQGSFSPNHGQSQVHTRQFQSYNGNRNRSKGRFPQGSRFFGPKPGFSSMAPMFPNSNSGVLGQSPAQPFRHPSALMVPICQLCNSEGHTAPFCGASPPKRTRCNICGRSNHPSWYCFYNDKGPNYMASYSLQSSFSMQPQPLQYTPYQASPS